Proteins from a single region of Bacteroidota bacterium:
- the ftsY gene encoding signal recognition particle-docking protein FtsY yields MGLFGLFTKDKKDKLNEGLSKTKESVFKKLTRAVVGKSKVDDEVLDNLEEVLISSDVGVDTTIKIIERIEDRVSKDKYFGVNELNNILKEEIESLLSESKNIDGDSFAIDQKDTPYVIMVVGVNGVGKTTTIGKLAYQFKQQGKSVVLAAADTFRAAAIDQLSIWAERVDVPIVKQKMGSDPASVAYDAVFSAKSNNADIVIVDTAGRLHNKVNLMNELSKIKKVMQKIIPDAPHEILLILDGSTGQNAFEQAKQFTKATEVNALALTKLDGTAKGGVVIGISDQLNIPVKYIGIGEKIQDLQVFRKKEFVDSLFS; encoded by the coding sequence ATGGGACTTTTTGGATTATTTACAAAAGATAAAAAAGATAAGCTGAACGAGGGTTTATCAAAAACTAAAGAAAGCGTTTTTAAGAAACTCACAAGGGCAGTTGTTGGGAAATCGAAGGTTGACGACGAGGTTCTTGATAATCTTGAAGAAGTCTTAATTTCTTCGGATGTTGGCGTTGATACAACTATAAAAATTATTGAAAGGATTGAAGACAGAGTTTCGAAAGACAAATATTTTGGTGTAAATGAGCTAAATAATATCCTGAAAGAAGAGATAGAATCATTATTAAGTGAAAGCAAAAATATTGATGGAGATAGTTTTGCAATAGATCAGAAAGACACACCATATGTGATTATGGTAGTGGGAGTTAATGGTGTTGGAAAAACAACTACTATTGGAAAATTGGCATATCAGTTTAAGCAACAAGGAAAAAGTGTAGTTCTTGCAGCAGCCGATACTTTCAGAGCCGCCGCTATCGATCAGCTTAGCATTTGGGCAGAACGAGTTGATGTTCCTATTGTTAAGCAAAAAATGGGCTCAGACCCGGCTTCGGTAGCTTACGATGCCGTTTTTTCAGCAAAATCGAACAATGCTGATATTGTGATAGTTGACACAGCAGGCAGGCTTCATAATAAAGTAAATCTGATGAATGAACTTTCTAAAATAAAGAAAGTAATGCAAAAAATAATACCTGATGCACCTCACGAAATACTACTTATTCTTGATGGTTCTACCGGACAAAATGCTTTTGAGCAAGCTAAACAATTTACCAAAGCTACTGAAGTGAATGCACTGGCTCTTACAAAATTGGATGGAACGGCAAAAGGTGGAGTTGTTATTGGAATTTCCGACCAACTGAATATTCCGGTAAAATATATTGGTATTGGCGAAAAAATTCAAGACTTGCAGGTTTTTCGAAAGAAAGAATTTGTTGATTCTTTGTTTAGTTAG
- a CDS encoding PorT family protein: protein MKRTEILKLGNLVVFMIVIISFSHANIGSPLLKKNFVLNKSKFQNYYKPVMPDNTMPLGGSQFTYGFRIGQYVSNISFDGHTGIIPMDTLYETYNKNGLAFGAIINYSFNNRLSLQTEINFEQKGTKYNGDFYFFLYGITYENSLQSTIDLNFVTIPLLLKASFGRQAKFYLSAGPYLGILSKARQKSVFDIQIDVLGLIEDSTIVYDDLQNDRYRNDFGVVFNGGLQIPIIKGVHGNAGFLFIEFRYNYGLRDIFEDIEVKENTLSGPVIHKFVENIKIRSYGLNAGLKFSF from the coding sequence ATGAAAAGAACTGAAATATTGAAATTAGGGAATCTGGTTGTATTTATGATAGTAATTATTTCATTTTCACATGCAAACATAGGTTCGCCATTACTAAAGAAAAACTTTGTATTAAATAAATCGAAGTTTCAGAATTATTATAAACCGGTCATGCCAGACAATACTATGCCATTAGGAGGTTCGCAATTTACCTATGGTTTCCGCATTGGTCAATATGTTTCAAATATCAGTTTCGATGGCCATACTGGAATTATTCCTATGGACACTCTTTACGAAACGTATAATAAGAACGGTTTGGCTTTTGGTGCAATAATCAACTATTCATTTAACAATAGGCTTTCTTTGCAGACAGAAATAAATTTCGAGCAGAAAGGAACCAAATATAATGGGGATTTTTATTTTTTCTTATATGGAATTACCTACGAAAACTCACTACAAAGTACAATTGATTTAAATTTTGTAACAATCCCATTATTATTAAAAGCATCCTTTGGAAGACAAGCCAAATTTTATTTATCTGCCGGTCCTTATTTAGGGATTTTGTCTAAAGCCCGCCAAAAAAGCGTTTTCGATATACAAATTGATGTACTTGGATTAATTGAAGATTCGACAATTGTTTATGACGATCTGCAGAACGATAGATATAGAAATGATTTTGGAGTAGTTTTTAACGGGGGCTTGCAAATACCGATAATAAAAGGTGTGCATGGAAATGCAGGCTTTTTGTTTATAGAGTTCCGATATAATTATGGATTACGCGACATTTTTGAAGATATTGAAGTAAAAGAAAACACCCTAAGCGGACCTGTCATTCATAAATTTGTAGAGAATATTAAAATACGAAGTTATGGTTTAAATGCTGGACTAAAATTTTCATTTTAA